The Cuculus canorus isolate bCucCan1 chromosome 36, bCucCan1.pri, whole genome shotgun sequence genome includes a window with the following:
- the MEPCE gene encoding 7SK snRNA methylphosphate capping enzyme, with amino-acid sequence MAAQPEAFLLPPPPSSSSSRAQDEEERASSPTVEAPRPRNGFRSAGGGGKRRSSCGTKQPAWKRRRRAASECGPVLPSEFLLGGNIFDPLNLNSLLDEEVSRALNARTPQSSPLPARGRDPVEILVPRDITDPLSLNAPGEGLRLASPAKTARRRHRHRGQQRAAATSNAASASSNASAVANDESACPHALPASSTSPPCASTLPASGRHRKRRRTCSKSEGARPPPEKPKPPGKNPQRQRRQTRKFQYGNYCKYYGYRNPDCEDGRLRAMRPEWFAGKEVLDVGCNVGHLTLSIAKRWGPARVVGLDIDGGLIHSARQNIRHYLSEEIQAEAAGAEGGNGGGGGGGRKGFPAALLASRGPIAAPRLPPDGPGASDFPHNVVFVTGNYVPDREEVVTAQRPEFDVVLCLSLTKWVQLNWGDEGLKRLFRRAYRHLRPGGILLLEPQPWASYRKRKGLTETTYRNYHRIRLRPEQFPSYLTSPEVGFDSYELLGTPQHAAKGFQRPIYLFHKGRGDTP; translated from the exons ATGGCGGCCCAGCCCGAGGCCTTCCTCCTCCcgcctcctccttcctcctcctcttcccgaGCTcaggatgaagaggaaagagCATCTTCTCCCACCGTCGAAGCCCCGCGGCCTCGCAATGGCTTTCgctctgcaggaggaggaggaaagcgTCGAAGCAGCTGTGGAACGAAACAACCGGCGTGGAAACGGCGGCGTCGAGCGGCTTCGGAGTGCGGCCCGGTGTTGCCTTCGGAATTCCTGTTGGGAGGCAACATATTCGACCCGTTAAACCTCAACAGTTTGTTGGACGAAGAGGTCAGCCGGGCTCTTAACGCCCGTACGCCTCAATCTTCGCCTCTTCCCGCCCGCGGGCGTGATCCCGTCGAGATTTTAGTCCCGCGAGACATTACGGATCCGCTCAGCCTCAACGCTCCGGGGGAAGGCTTGCGTTTGGCTTCTCCCGCCAAAACCGCTCGCCGACGCCATCGCCATCGCGGCCAACAACGCGCCGCCGCCACCTCCAACGCCGCCTCCGCCTCTTCCAACGCTTCCGCCGTCGCCAACGACGAATCCGCCTGCCCTCACGCCCTTCCGGCTTCGTCCACGTCTCCACCATGTGCTTCTACGCTTCCCGCTTCCGGCCGCCATCGCAAGCGTCGACGGACTTGTAGTAAATCGGAAGGCGCTCGCCCTCCTCCGGAGAAACCTAAACCACcgggaaaaaaccctcaacgCCAACGTCGCCAAACTCGCAAATTCCAATATGGGAATTATTGCAAATATTACGGCTACCGCAATCCGGATTGCGAGGATGGGCGGCTTCGAGCCATGAGGCCGGAATGGTTCGCCGGGAAGGAGGTGTTGGATGTGGGTTGTAACGTCGGTCACCTCACGCTTAGCATCGCCAAACGATGGGGTCCGGCCAGGGTGGTGGGGTTGGACATTGATGGGGGGTTGATCCATTCCGCGCGCCAGAATATCCGGCATTATCTGTCGGAAGAGATCCAAGCGGAAGCGGCTGGAGCTGAAGGGGGTaacggaggaggaggaggaggagggcggaAGGGGTTTCCAGCCGCTCTCCTTGCCAGTCGGGGTCCTATCGCTGCCCCTCGTTTGCCCCCCGATGGGCCCGGGGCGTCTGATTTCCCTCACAACGTTGTGTTTGTCACG GGGAACTACGTCCCGGATCGGGAGGAGGTGGTGACGGCTCAGCGCCCCGAATTCGACGTCGTACTCTGCCTTTCGCTCACCAAGTGGGTCCAACTCAACTGGGGCGACGAGGGCCTCAAACGCCTTTTCCGTCGCGCTTATCGGCACCTGCGTCCGGGAGGAATTCTGCTGCTCGAGCCCCAACCCTGGGCTTCCTACCGCAAGCGCAAGGGGCTCACG GAGACAACGTACCGGAATTACCATCGGATCCGGCTGCGCCCCGAGCAGTTCCCGTCCTACCTGACCTCGCCCGAAGTGGGGTTCGACAGCTACGAGCTACTGGGGACCCCCCAGCACGCTGCcaaag gCTTCCAGCGCCCCATTTATCTCTTCCACAAGGGCCGAGGTGacaccccctga
- the LOC128849998 gene encoding protein phosphatase 1 regulatory subunit 35-like yields the protein MRPPEAVPPRGGILRRGERGGGPRQVRFELEPAGHAGKEADWEAPPPPPLGTPSLHSSRGGAAPPPPPPFDAPRAAAERLGGSFRARCAVGGAAGAINVPPTHRLFHGLISLTVPPRPEPRRGVLPPTLPPNKDPGPEVMALAGGAGKGQGGPLLPPFAPPEPPRPLPSPPKAIFLMYRKLQQWGVA from the exons ATGAGGCCGCCCGAGGCCGTCCCTCCTCGCGGGGGGATCCTGCGACGGGGGGAGCGCGGGGGTGGCCCCCGCCAG GTGCGGTTCGAACTGGAGCCCGCGGGGCACGCCGGGAAGGAGGCGGACTGGGaggcaccgcccccccccccgctggGGACCCCCTCCCTCCACAGCtcgcgggggggggcggcgccccctccccccccacccttCGACGCCCCTCGAGCGGCCGCTGAGCGCCTCGGGGGCTCCTTCCGGGCGCGCTGCGCCGtggggggggcggcgggcg ccatCAATGTGCCCCCCACCCACCGCCTTTTCCATGGCCTCATCAGCCTGACCgtgcccccccgccccgagccACGCAGGGGGGTCCTGCCCCCCACGCTGCCCCCCAACAAG gaccccgGCCCTGAAGTGATGGCGCTGGCAGGGGGGGCTGGAAAGGGGCAAGGGGGGCCCTTATtacccccttttgccccccctgaaccccctcgGCCTCTTCCGAGCCCCCCAAAAGCCATCTTTCTTATGTACCGTAAACTGCAGCAGTGGGGGGtggcctga